A part of Candidatus Methanoperedens sp. genomic DNA contains:
- a CDS encoding ABC transporter permease, translated as MKKGYIAERLIYTALIAWGVMTAAFVIIRLGPNSPADRYIANLGAGHNVTQVAAAIEARYGLNKPLYEQYLEYMSSLLHGDWGWSFSTSMPVMELIKTHWFYSFQLILLSSIFAISLGLLIGIYSAVKKGTKLDHLATFFSFIGISIPNFWLGIMLILIFSVRLGWFQTYYDTGLPTFSLANVKALILPVITLGTGMVAGYSRYVRSSMLENLRKDFVRTARAKGLPEYVVIGKHVFRNALLPILTIIMWDMSAIVFGGAYLTEVIFGIPGLGRISFNAIFADDYAVVMAVTLISAFVTLLFNLITDIAYTQLDPRVKYD; from the coding sequence ATGAAAAAGGGTTATATTGCTGAGCGCCTTATTTATACTGCCCTTATAGCCTGGGGCGTCATGACCGCTGCTTTTGTCATTATAAGGTTAGGCCCGAATTCTCCTGCCGACAGGTATATTGCCAATCTCGGTGCCGGTCATAACGTCACCCAGGTCGCGGCTGCCATAGAAGCGAGATACGGGTTGAATAAGCCACTCTACGAGCAGTATCTTGAATACATGAGTTCCCTTCTGCATGGGGACTGGGGCTGGTCCTTTTCTACTTCAATGCCCGTGATGGAATTGATAAAGACCCACTGGTTCTACTCTTTTCAGCTCATTCTACTCTCATCGATTTTTGCAATCTCCCTGGGTCTTCTTATTGGTATCTATTCTGCGGTCAAGAAAGGCACGAAGTTAGATCATTTGGCAACATTTTTCTCTTTTATCGGTATTTCGATCCCGAATTTCTGGCTGGGTATAATGCTTATCCTGATATTTTCAGTCAGGTTAGGCTGGTTCCAGACTTATTACGACACAGGCCTGCCCACGTTCTCTCTGGCCAACGTGAAAGCCCTGATACTTCCAGTCATAACCCTTGGCACGGGAATGGTGGCTGGATACAGCAGGTATGTGAGGTCCTCGATGCTCGAGAACTTGCGCAAGGACTTTGTAAGGACAGCCCGTGCAAAAGGACTTCCTGAATATGTGGTGATAGGAAAACACGTGTTCAGGAACGCATTATTGCCGATATTAACGATAATCATGTGGGATATGAGCGCTATCGTTTTTGGAGGAGCTTACCTGACAGAGGTAATTTTCGGGATACCAGGTCTTGGGAGGATTTCTTTTAATGCGATATTCGCGGATGATTATGCCGTGGTAATGGCGGTAACTCTGATAAGTGCTTTTGTCACCCTGCTCTTTAACCTGATTACAGATATTGCATATACACAGCTTGATCCTAGGGTGAAGTATGATTAG